The sequence GGCGCTTGCCGGTGATCGTGGCGCTTGATCCGCTAAACCGCGAAGCGATGCTGCGTATTCTGACCGAACCACGAAACGCGATTATCAAGCAGTATCAGAAGTTGTTTGCCCTCGATCACTGCGAGTTGGAGTTTACTCCCGATAGTCTGGAAGCAATTGTGGATCGGGCGATGTCAGCTCGTACCGGTGCACGTGCCCTCCGTAGCATTGTGGAAGAAATACTGCTGGAGGTGATGTACGAGTTGCCATCGCAAGAGCACATCGGGCGCTGTATCATCAATGCTGAAGTTGTACAGGGACGCGGACGACCCATTCTGGTGCCACGAGCCGAATATCGTCGTCGACTCGATGAAGCAGTGTGAAATGCTGTTCGATCCGGCAATCGTAGTTATGCTCGATTGCCACTTCAGTTTGTGATGTGCAAGTGACCGGAACATCGGTTTTACATGCAGTATTGAAAGCCTATGCCACTTTTTCATCGCACATCTCAACGTGCTGCCGATCAACCACCGCCGAAGCGTCGGATACTGGTTGCCGATGATGATCCTGCTATCGGGCGCCTGATCCAGACCGCGCTTCCGACCCAACAGTACGAGACAAAGGTGGTGGCGAATGGTTTGGAAGCGCTTGAAGCCTTTGAACGCGAATCCTTCGACCTGATCTTCCTCGATGTGATGATGCCATTCGTCGATGGTTTTGAAGCCTGTGAACGGATTCGAGCCAAGAGTGATGTACCAATCGTGATTATTACCGCACGGGATGGTACTGACGATATTGTGCATGGTTTTCGCCGTGGGGCCGATGAGTATATTACCAAACCGTTCAAAGTAGCCGAATTTGTGGCTCGCGTTGAAGCTATCTTGCGCCGCGTCGATATGCAAAAGGCGCGGACAGCACCTACATTTGTGCAGGTAGGTGAGTTGACCATTGACGTTGTCGCTCATAAGGTTACGATTCGCGGGAAGGACGTCAAGCTAACACCGATGGAGTTTGAACTTCTCTATTTTCTGGCTGCTAATGCCGGTCAGGTGTTTACCCGCGAAGTGCTCTTCCGTGAAGTCTGGGGCTACGAGTACGTTGGTGAAACGAATCTGGTCGATGTCTGTGTCCGTCGTCTGCGCGAAAAAGTGGAAATTGAACCGTCGAAACCAAAAATCATCATGACGGTGCGTGGGGTGGGGTATAAGCTTGAACGGGTGTAAGACGACGTTGCCGGTCAGAACGATGAACGGATCGTCAAGATGGTTGGGAGGTGAGGGCAGGGGTGAGTTCCAAACCCACCTCAGAGTGTGTAAATACGACTCGCGATGGTTTGTACCCGCTCACTCTACGATACGTAGCATTGTGGAACCATGTATGACTCCACTGCAAAAAGGTGATCTTTCCACCACAGAGACCACGGAGATCGCAGAGACTAAAGATAATGTTATCTTTCATTGAACATAGGGTTGTGAATATTTTTCTTCCATGCGCCCAATGGCCAAAAATGATCCTTTTATTCATCAACCTTACACGCTCTGTGTACTCTGTGTGCTCCGTGGTGAGTTTTTGCAGTGCACTCATGTTAATTTGAAGGCCTCGACACGCCTGGCGATCGTGCGTTCGGTAAGTCATCGTTACCACTGCATCTGGGTTAGAGCAAATCTGCTATGATGCGGATTCAAGCGTTCTCGTCCAACGCCCAATGGTATGAGGAATTGGCTCACACACCCAGGCAGGAAAACAAAATATGTCATCACAAGTATTTGTATCACGCCATCCACTCATCCAGCATAAGCTGGCCCTCTTGCGGAGCAAATGGACTGAACCAAAGAAGTTTCGCGAATTGGTGCGCGAAATTGCGCAACTGTTGTTCTACGAAGCTACTCAGGATTTGGCGCTAGCCCCATTAACAGTTGAGACCCCGCTGGCAACCTGTGCTGGCTACGAAGTTGCCGAGCGGATCGGCATCATTCCTATTTTACGCGCCGGTTTGGGAATGGCAGAAGCGATCGTAGACATCTTGCCGACCGTACACGTCTGGCATCTTGGTCTATATCGCGACCACGAGACATTACAACCGGTCACGTACTACAACAAATTACCGAGTAAGCCAGACATCGATCTAACAATTATCGTTGATCCAATGCTGGCAACCGGTGGTTCAGCGGTGGCGGCAGTCGATATTCTGAAGCAGTGGGGAGCACAACGAATCAAGTTTCTGGGGTTGATCGCTGCCCCAGAGGGGGTACGGGCTCTTACCAAAGCACACCCCGATGTAGCAATTCACCTGGCAGCCATCGACAGCCATCTCAACGAGCGTGGGTACATTGTGCCCGGTCTAGGCGATGCCGGTGATCGCCAGTTTGGAACAGGATAAGGGTGTGGCTGAACCATGCTGTTCTGTTAGGAGCGGGTGCACCTGACTTGAGCGGTTGTCCAACCGTATCCATCAGCACGTGTCGGCTCGCGGATCGCCGGATGCACTACACCGCTACGTGATGTATAGCATAGGTAGACAAATCTTATCTCAGGTGGAATAAATATTCCGTTCAGTGCGTGGGGTAGGTGGAATATGGACTGCTGAAGCAATGCTTCAGCAGTCCATAGAGTCTTGCAGTCCATCCCAACATAGCTCAGGCAAGGAGATCATTTGACCAACTCTGGTAAGGCGCACGCCTGGCGGCCCTCACCTTCCCCCCTAGCCCCCTTCCGCTCCCGCGCTGCGGGAGAGGAAGGGGGAGAGAGCATCCTCACCTTCCCCGCCGCCCCTTTCCGCTCCCTCACGGCGGCAGTGGAAGGGGGAGGATCAGCGGAGCAGGGGCGATCCTAGCCAGATCACCCCTCTCCCGCAGCGCGGGAGAGGGGCCGGGGGTGAGGGCGGCCCGCACCTTCCCCGCAGCCCCTTCCGCTCCCTCACAACGGGAGCGGAAGGGGAAGGTTGGAGGCGGGAGCGAAAGCGTATTGGCAACCTTCTACGCAATGGTTGCACAGGCACGGTACGTGCCCAATCAAACGTTTTTGGCTTTAAGCGCCTATCCGAAAAATCCTGATACGGCAGATGAAGGTCACAGCCTCCTATTTCCTCTGCTCTCGCTCAGCAAGGCTCGCTGATACACCGATTTTCCCCAAATCTGATATGATTTCCTGCACATAACGAGGTCAGCTTACGAACTAACCCGTATAGCGATACTAACGGTCTTCTCTTTCGAGCACAGCTCGCAAGCAACTCAGGATGATCATGTTGACAATCTTTGCCATTGCCGGTATTCCACTGGTTGCCTTTACGATCACCACCATCCTCGTTCCGCCGCTGATTCGTTTAGCGCGCCAGGAGGGATGGGTGGCACACCCCGGCCCACGCCATGTCCATCGTGAGCCAACGCCAGTTGTTGGCGGGCTGGCTATAATCGCTGGCCTGGTAGGCGCACTCGTAATGAGTATTGGCGTTGAAACCCTCGATCCCGTACTGCGCCGTTCGCCATTTGAACATCTGCGGATCGGATTGCTGCTTCTGGGGATTGCGCTCGTTGCACTAATCAGTTTTCTTGACGATCTCTACGATCTGCCCGCCTTACCGCGCCTGGGTGTACATATTGTGGCTGCTCTGATCGCCGTCGGCCCTTATGCGTGGGATCACACACTCTACTCTGACGCACTGGGGCATCCTACCGAAGCGCGTGGGATTATTCTGACCGCATTTAATTTCCCCTTCGTCAACCAGATTCATCTGCACAACCTCAGTCCATGGCTAGCGATTGCCGCCACAGTATTCTGGATTGTCGGCATTCAAAATATGGTGAATTGGATCGATGGTCTTGACGGTTTGGCCGCCGGGGTAACCTGTATTGCAGGAATGGCGCTTGCCATTCACACATTAACGCTTGATCCACCACAATTGACGGTTTCCCTCTTGCCGCTGGCCCTGAGCGGCGCTTGTGCAGCGTTTCTGCTCTACAATACGCATCCGGCCCGTATTTTTATGGGTGATGTTGGCGCAATGACAATTGGCTATACCCTGGGTATCTGCGCAATTATTGGGGGCGCCAAATTGGCTACTGCGCTCCTGGTAATGGGTGTACCGCTGGTTGATATGGCGTGGTTGATCCTCTCGCGCACCTTACACGGTCGGTCGGCTGCCCAAGCCGGACGTGACCATCTGCACCACCGTCTGCTCGATCTGGGGTTGAGTCAACGTCAGGTTGTCGGCTGTTACTATGGGCTAAGCATTACATTCGGGGCGATTGGCCTCTTTGATTTCTTCACCCCCTTGTTCAAATTGATCGCCTTGCTCGTCCTGGCTGGATCGATCTTTACCGTTCTCTTGCTCTTACAACCTGACCGCAAACGCAGTTAGATTGGTCTTCTTCACAGGGGGACAATGTCTTCGACCGACATCAGACGCAGGTTTCCGATAGGGCAGGCCTGCACGCAGGCTAGATCAGAGTAACCAAAGCACAGATCGCATTTATCGGCACGATGCGTCATCCCTGTAGGTGTCAGCGGAATAGACGGACGTAGCCGTTGCTGCAAGCGGTGAAAGAGTTGCCACAACGGGCCGGCGGCGTGGGGATGGCGGGGAA comes from Chloroflexus sp. Y-396-1 and encodes:
- a CDS encoding response regulator transcription factor, with the protein product MPLFHRTSQRAADQPPPKRRILVADDDPAIGRLIQTALPTQQYETKVVANGLEALEAFERESFDLIFLDVMMPFVDGFEACERIRAKSDVPIVIITARDGTDDIVHGFRRGADEYITKPFKVAEFVARVEAILRRVDMQKARTAPTFVQVGELTIDVVAHKVTIRGKDVKLTPMEFELLYFLAANAGQVFTREVLFREVWGYEYVGETNLVDVCVRRLREKVEIEPSKPKIIMTVRGVGYKLERV
- the upp gene encoding uracil phosphoribosyltransferase — its product is MSSQVFVSRHPLIQHKLALLRSKWTEPKKFRELVREIAQLLFYEATQDLALAPLTVETPLATCAGYEVAERIGIIPILRAGLGMAEAIVDILPTVHVWHLGLYRDHETLQPVTYYNKLPSKPDIDLTIIVDPMLATGGSAVAAVDILKQWGAQRIKFLGLIAAPEGVRALTKAHPDVAIHLAAIDSHLNERGYIVPGLGDAGDRQFGTG
- a CDS encoding MraY family glycosyltransferase, producing MLTIFAIAGIPLVAFTITTILVPPLIRLARQEGWVAHPGPRHVHREPTPVVGGLAIIAGLVGALVMSIGVETLDPVLRRSPFEHLRIGLLLLGIALVALISFLDDLYDLPALPRLGVHIVAALIAVGPYAWDHTLYSDALGHPTEARGIILTAFNFPFVNQIHLHNLSPWLAIAATVFWIVGIQNMVNWIDGLDGLAAGVTCIAGMALAIHTLTLDPPQLTVSLLPLALSGACAAFLLYNTHPARIFMGDVGAMTIGYTLGICAIIGGAKLATALLVMGVPLVDMAWLILSRTLHGRSAAQAGRDHLHHRLLDLGLSQRQVVGCYYGLSITFGAIGLFDFFTPLFKLIALLVLAGSIFTVLLLLQPDRKRS